From Mya arenaria isolate MELC-2E11 chromosome 1, ASM2691426v1, a single genomic window includes:
- the LOC128208762 gene encoding A disintegrin and metalloproteinase with thrombospondin motifs 4-like has translation MCFVLICTTSGFHIIDILDIHQRINIFGTNSTHLMPDFRHISVEELNIESMSDVKQFRKRPPRRLYQMKIDNETFLLNLRPNTDMFTDDCIIREIDENGTTTVRPCSDYNIDCFYTGSTNVHNDSWVAANVCGGLRGLISYGNTSLVIHPFVNERNSSYVANHIVYRYQSEKYVCKTDGSPVWTHVVLPPKKRDVPRRFIETGVIVEPTMYKYHRDKIINYVFTGFNIASKLYADPSIGTGIELFLKELVIFKSNNGFDVDNSANVSKTLASMCKFQSRHPTLQTTDITMMLTRLDIEYRGVRSTTGLANLGGACDKARKCGIVKDTGPVFGINLAHKIGHLLGMSHDGSGNNTCSPHIMSPSGQSGIEGFTWSDCSASQLHEALPRLSCLRNNPGRHSGTFKRDNKLPGMIYTANDQCQLLFDKSAKSIISTRDHPCKNLCCHVNGAGSCSSQPVMDGTDCNNTRSWCFRGSCAHMNETFNTAPIDGGWSKYEDSFTSCTATCGGGVKLKYRYCYNPVPQYGGRECSGPSFIAKICNVVPCNYSPAVQDLCQKFNKALPYSAKGQWHMDQNDPQRMGDEGCKYVCKTNNSDKPNYAVKLTYPDGRMCTHMNLNPLSRCISGVCRSFGCDGLLGSNYSYDSCGVCNGNGKTCRQVIFTVAHNLTSFQNGFQAVTIVPQGSTDVVIEQNNTDVYLGIKVNNITLFDVGNAQNETLIDTHGVRLIYMSYPESIRINGPLLDNFLIVAQARSSANHSRGFSVSVNFHVTDYDVISRYYWGERKSMCSRSCGGGLRPHNVTCMDGFMFNIKAEDYLCDIRTKPNEEPTP, from the coding sequence ATGTGTTTTGTACTCATCTGTACTACAAGTGGATTCCATATTATTGATATCCTTGATATTCACCAGCGTATTAATATCTTTGGAACAAACTCTACGCATCTAATGCCAGACTTCAGGCACATCTCCGTGGAAGagttaaatattgaaagtaTGTCTGACGTAAAACAATTTCGAAAACGCCCACCGAGACGCTTGtatcaaatgaaaattgataatgaaacGTTCCTTCTGAATTTACGGCCTAACACGGATATGTTCACGGACGATTGCATTATACGTGAAATCGATGAAAATGGCACCACAACAGTTCGGCCATGCTCCGATTATAATATTGATTGTTTCTACACCGGAAGTACAAATGTCCATAACGACTCCTGGGTGGCGGCTAATGTATGCGGTGGTTTAAGAGGACTGATCAGTTATGGAAACACAAGTTTGGTTATACATCCATTTGTCAACGAGCGCAATTCTTCCTATGTTGCTAATCATATCGTCTATCGTTACCAGAgtgaaaaatatgtatgcaaGACGGACGGGTCGCCTGTTTGGACACACGTGGTACTTCCGCCAAAGAAGAGAGATGTGCCAAGAAGATTTATTGAAACTGGGGTAATAGTTGAACCTACTATGTACAAATATCATcgtgacaaaataataaattacgtTTTCACCGGGTTCAATATTGCCTCGAAACTGTACGCTGATCCATCAATAGGTACCGGCATTGAGCTGTTTTTGAAGGAGTTGGTAATATTCAAGTCTAACAATGGATTTGATGTGGATAACTCAGCAAACGTTAGTAAAACGTTAGCCAGCATGTGTAAATTCCAAAGCAGGCATCCAACCTTGCAAACCACAGATATTACTATGATGCTAACTAGGCTAGATATAGAATACAGAGGCGTCCGCTCAACTACCGGTCTGGCTAATTTGGGTGGTGCTTGTGATAAAGCAAGAAAGTGTGGTATCGTGAAAGACACGGGTCCAGTGTTTGGAATCAATTTAGCGCATAAAATTGGCCACTTGCTTGGTATGAGCCATGACGGCAGTGGGAACAATACTTGTTCACCTCATATTATGTCACCAAGCGGACAAAGTGGTATAGAAGGATTTACTTGGTCGGATTGCAGTGCCTCACAACTGCACGAAGCACTTCCACGTTTAAGTTGTTTAAGGAACAATCCAGGCAGACATTCCGGAACATTTAAACGAGACAACAAACTACCAGGCATGATATATACGGCAAATGACCAATGTCAGTTATTGTTTGATAAAAGCGCAAAATCGATAATATCAACAAGGGACCATCCATGTAAAAATCTGTGTTGTCATGTCAACGGTGCCGGTTCATGTTCATCTCAGCCCGTTATGGATGGCACTGACTGCAACAACACGAGATCTTGGTGCTTCAGAGGGTCGTGTGCCCACATGAATGAAACGTTCAACACTGCACCAATTGATGGTGGTTGGTCAAAATATGAAGACAGCTTTACTTCATGTACGGCAACATGCGGAGGTGGTGTCAAACTTAAGTACCGATATTGTTATAATCCAGTGCCACAGTACGGTGGGCGGGAATGTTCCGGTCCAAGCTTCATTGCTAAAATTTGCAACGTCGTTCCTTGTAATTATTCACCGGCAGTACAAGACTTATGTCAGAAATTTAACAAGGCACTTCCGTATTCTGCCAAAGGGCAATGGCACATGGACCAAAACGATCCTCAAAGGATGGGTGATGAAGGCTGTAAATACGTTTGCAAAACGAATAATTCTGACAAACCAAATTATGCTGTAAAACTAACATATCCTGATGGCCGGATGTGTACCCACATGAACCTTAACCCACTTAGTAGGTGCATATCAGGTGTCTGTAGATCGTTTGGTTGCGATGGTTTATTGGGGTCAAATTATAGTTACGATTCCTGTGGAGTGTGTAATGGAAATGGTAAGACCTGCCGTCAAGTAATATTTACTGTCGCACATAATCTTACAAGCTTCCAAAATGGGTTTCAGGCAGTAACAATTGTGCCACAGGGCAGCACCGACGTTGTGATAGAACAAAATAACACCGATGTTTACCTTGGCATCAAAGTTAATAATATCACTTTGTTTGATGTAGGAAACGCACAGAATGAGACTTTAATTGATACACACGGAGTACGACTAATATACATGTCATATCCTGAATCCATCAGAATCAACGGACCCTTATTGGACAATTTCCTAATAGTTGCACAGGCCAGGTCTTCAGCGAATCATAGCAGAGGCTTTTCTGTTAGCGTAAATTTTCATGTTACGGATTATGATGTTATTTCCAGATACTACTGGGGCGAGCGCAAAAGCATGTGTTCACGATCTTGTGGTGGGGGTCTGCGCCCACACAACGTTACGTGCATGGatggttttatgtttaatattaaagcGGAAGATTACCTCTGTGACATCCGCACAAAACCAAATGAAGAACCTACCCCTTGA